A region of Eschrichtius robustus isolate mEscRob2 chromosome 19, mEscRob2.pri, whole genome shotgun sequence DNA encodes the following proteins:
- the CACNG8 gene encoding voltage-dependent calcium channel gamma-8 subunit isoform X1 — protein MGAEEAKVTLVLGPRISWRPWLPSDPVPGRSLFFAAPSPAPGPGPPTSACAVTPPAAGTAPPPLPRWWPTAPRLPVVKLESLKRWNEERGLWCEKGVQVLLTTVGAFAAFGLMTIAISTDYWLYTRAFICNTTNLTAGDDGPHHRGGSGSSEKKDPGGLTHSGLWRICCLEGLKRGVCVKINHFPEDTDYDHDSAEYLLRVVRASSIFPILSAILLLLGGVCVAASRVYKSKRNIILGAGILFVAAGLSNIIGVIVYISANAGEPGPKRDEEKKNHYSYGWSFYFGGLSFILAEVIGVLAVNIYIERSREAHCQSRSDLLKAGGGAGGSGGSGPSAILRLPSYRFRYRRRSRSSSRSSEPSPSRDASPGGAGGPGFASTDISMYTLSRDPSKGSVAAGLASAGAGGGAYGGAAGGAGGGGGGGGGGAGAERDRGGASGFLTLHNAFPKEAGGGVTVTVTGPPAAPAPAAPAPAAPAPGTLAKEAAASNGNTLNRKTTPV, from the exons CTGGCGACCATGGCTGCCTTCTGACCCCGTCCCCGGCCGCAGCCTCTTCTTcgccgccccctccccagcccctggccccgggCCCCCCACTTCTGCCTGCGCTGTGACCCCCCCAGCCGCCGGCACGGCCCCGCCCCCGCTGCCCCGGTGGTGGCCCACGGCCCCCCGGCTGCCCGTGGTCAAACTGGAGTCGCTGAAGCGCTGGAACGAAGAGAGGGGCCTCTGGTGCGAGAAGGGGGTGCAGGTGTTGCTGACCACGGTGGGCGCCTTCGCAGCCTTCGGCCTCATGACCATCGCCATCAGCACGGACTACTGGCTCTACACGCGCGCCTTCATCTGCAACACCACCAACCTCACGGCCGGCGACGACGGGCCCCACCACCGCGGGGGCAGCGGCTCCTCGGAGAAGAAGGACCCCGGCGGACTCACCCACTCGGGCCTCTGGAGGATCTGCTGCCTGGAAG GGTTGAAAAGAGGCGTCTGCGTGAAGATCAACCATTTCCCGGAGGACACGGACTACGACCATGACAGCGCGGAGTATCTGCTGC GAGTCGTCCGGGCCTCCAGTATCTTCCCCATCCTCAGCGCCATCCTGCTGCTGCTCGGGGGTGTGTGCGTGGCGGCCTCCCGGGTCTACAAGTCCAAGAGGAACATCATTCTGGGAGCAGGGATCCTGTTCGTGGCAGCAg GCCTGAGCAACATCATCGGCGTGATCGTGTACATCTCGGCCAACGCGGGCGAGCCGGGCCCGAAGCGGGACGAGGAGAAGAAGAACCATTACTCGTACGGCTGGTCCTTCTACTTCGGCGGGCTGTCGTTCATCCTGGCCGAGGTGATCGGCGTGCTGGCCGTCAACATCTACATCGAGCGCAGCCGCGAGGCGCACTGCCAGTCTCGCTCGGACCTGCTCAAGGCCGGCGGGGGCGCGGGCGGCAGTGGCGGGAGCGGCCCCTCGGCCATCCTCCGTCTGCCCAGTTACCGCTTCCGCTACCGCCGCCGCTCCCGCTCTAGCTCCCGCTCCAGCGAGCCGTCGCCGTCGCGGGACGCGTCTCCCGGCGGCGCCGGGGGCCCGGGCTTCGCCTCCACGGACATCTCCATGTACACGCTCAGCCGCGACCCGTCCAAGGGCAGCGTGGCCGCGGGGCTGGCTAGCGCCGGTGCCGGCGGCGGGGCGTACGGCGGCGcggcggggggcgcggggggcggcggcggcggcggcggcggcggggcgggcgCCGAGCGGGACCGCGGGGGGGCGTCCGGCTTCCTCACGCTGCACAACGCCTTCCCCAAGGAGGCGGGCGGCGGCGTCACGGTCACGGTCACCGGGCCGCCCGCCGCGCCTGCGCCCGCCGCGCCCGCGCCCGCCGCGCCAGCCCCCGGGACCCTGGCCAAGGAGGCCGCCGCCTCCAACGGCAACACGCTCAACAGGAAAACCACGCCCGTGTAG
- the CACNG8 gene encoding voltage-dependent calcium channel gamma-8 subunit isoform X2 → MTIAISTDYWLYTRAFICNTTNLTAGDDGPHHRGGSGSSEKKDPGGLTHSGLWRICCLEGLKRGVCVKINHFPEDTDYDHDSAEYLLRVVRASSIFPILSAILLLLGGVCVAASRVYKSKRNIILGAGILFVAAGLSNIIGVIVYISANAGEPGPKRDEEKKNHYSYGWSFYFGGLSFILAEVIGVLAVNIYIERSREAHCQSRSDLLKAGGGAGGSGGSGPSAILRLPSYRFRYRRRSRSSSRSSEPSPSRDASPGGAGGPGFASTDISMYTLSRDPSKGSVAAGLASRDRGGASGFLTLHNAFPKEAGGGVTVTVLNRKTTPV, encoded by the exons ATGACCATCGCCATCAGCACGGACTACTGGCTCTACACGCGCGCCTTCATCTGCAACACCACCAACCTCACGGCCGGCGACGACGGGCCCCACCACCGCGGGGGCAGCGGCTCCTCGGAGAAGAAGGACCCCGGCGGACTCACCCACTCGGGCCTCTGGAGGATCTGCTGCCTGGAAG GGTTGAAAAGAGGCGTCTGCGTGAAGATCAACCATTTCCCGGAGGACACGGACTACGACCATGACAGCGCGGAGTATCTGCTGC GAGTCGTCCGGGCCTCCAGTATCTTCCCCATCCTCAGCGCCATCCTGCTGCTGCTCGGGGGTGTGTGCGTGGCGGCCTCCCGGGTCTACAAGTCCAAGAGGAACATCATTCTGGGAGCAGGGATCCTGTTCGTGGCAGCAg GCCTGAGCAACATCATCGGCGTGATCGTGTACATCTCGGCCAACGCGGGCGAGCCGGGCCCGAAGCGGGACGAGGAGAAGAAGAACCATTACTCGTACGGCTGGTCCTTCTACTTCGGCGGGCTGTCGTTCATCCTGGCCGAGGTGATCGGCGTGCTGGCCGTCAACATCTACATCGAGCGCAGCCGCGAGGCGCACTGCCAGTCTCGCTCGGACCTGCTCAAGGCCGGCGGGGGCGCGGGCGGCAGTGGCGGGAGCGGCCCCTCGGCCATCCTCCGTCTGCCCAGTTACCGCTTCCGCTACCGCCGCCGCTCCCGCTCTAGCTCCCGCTCCAGCGAGCCGTCGCCGTCGCGGGACGCGTCTCCCGGCGGCGCCGGGGGCCCGGGCTTCGCCTCCACGGACATCTCCATGTACACGCTCAGCCGCGACCCGTCCAAGGGCAGCGTGGCCGCGGGGCTGGCTAGC CGGGACCGCGGGGGGGCGTCCGGCTTCCTCACGCTGCACAACGCCTTCCCCAAGGAGGCGGGCGGCGGCGTCACGGTCACGGT GCTCAACAGGAAAACCACGCCCGTGTAG